One Salinimonas marina DNA segment encodes these proteins:
- the trhO gene encoding oxygen-dependent tRNA uridine(34) hydroxylase TrhO yields the protein MSKYIVCAMYKFVALEDFEQLRAPLLAEMEKQGIKGTLLLAHEGLNGTVSGTREGIDNLIAWLNQDERINPLSCKESLHEEQPFYRTKVKLKKEIVTMGVEGIDPRRTVGTYVKPKDWNDLISDPEVFVVDTRNDYEIDIGTFEHAVDPNTKTFREFPAFVKENLDPQKHKKVAMFCTGGIRCEKSTAYLKEQGFDDVFHLEGGILQYLEDVPKEESLWKGDCFVFDNRVAVNHDLQKSQYDACYACRLPITAQDKESEKYEAGVSCPHCYGTHSPEQIERFREREKQVQLARARDEEHVGTEARDAMEKRRREKAEAQRQRALAADKNQA from the coding sequence ATGTCCAAATATATCGTTTGTGCGATGTACAAATTTGTTGCGCTTGAAGATTTTGAGCAGCTGCGCGCCCCCCTTTTGGCTGAAATGGAAAAACAAGGTATCAAAGGCACCTTGTTATTGGCTCACGAAGGCCTTAACGGCACGGTGTCAGGCACCCGTGAAGGAATTGATAATCTGATTGCATGGCTAAACCAGGATGAGCGGATTAATCCGTTATCCTGCAAAGAGTCCCTGCATGAAGAACAACCTTTTTATCGCACCAAAGTGAAGCTCAAAAAAGAGATTGTGACAATGGGGGTAGAGGGGATAGATCCACGTCGTACCGTGGGCACCTACGTCAAACCTAAAGACTGGAACGACCTTATCAGCGATCCCGAGGTATTTGTGGTAGATACCCGTAATGATTACGAAATTGATATTGGTACCTTCGAGCACGCGGTGGATCCCAACACCAAAACATTTCGTGAGTTTCCGGCGTTCGTCAAAGAAAATCTTGACCCTCAGAAACACAAAAAAGTCGCCATGTTCTGCACCGGCGGTATTCGCTGCGAAAAGTCTACTGCCTATTTAAAAGAGCAGGGCTTTGATGATGTCTTTCATTTAGAAGGCGGTATTTTGCAGTATCTGGAAGATGTCCCTAAAGAAGAGTCGCTATGGAAAGGCGATTGTTTTGTGTTTGATAACCGGGTGGCAGTAAATCATGATTTGCAGAAAAGCCAGTATGACGCCTGTTATGCCTGCCGGTTGCCAATCACCGCACAAGATAAAGAGAGTGAAAAATACGAAGCCGGAGTAAGCTGCCCGCATTGCTATGGTACCCACTCACCGGAGCAAATTGAACGTTTCCGGGAAAGGGAAAAACAGGTGCAGCTGGCCCGGGCCCGGGACGAAGAACATGTAGGTACTGAGGCTCGCGATGCCATGGAAAAACGCCGTCGTGAAAAAGCCGAAGCACAACGACAAAGAGCTTTGGCCGCAGATAAAAATCAGGCGTAG
- a CDS encoding VC2046/SO_2500 family protein: MSQVDLTQPPVKPANHEWQGSLGRATASNALFSLYLAMQMQPGNEPAGRFTQDAEATVTDTELLTRLNHYRRAPLAFESQHLPAAKINSQLVASQDTAGLSLWQAMHPEPLASKNNPAYLEPEIVANCSLATQVYLKQSRPAATQHCDASLMSDIIEGSGSLLQA, translated from the coding sequence GTGTCTCAGGTAGATCTCACACAACCCCCAGTCAAACCGGCTAATCACGAATGGCAGGGCAGCTTAGGTCGTGCTACCGCTTCCAACGCCTTGTTTTCGCTGTATCTGGCGATGCAAATGCAGCCTGGTAATGAGCCAGCCGGGCGCTTTACCCAAGACGCCGAAGCAACCGTAACCGACACCGAGCTATTAACGCGCCTTAATCACTATCGTCGTGCTCCGCTTGCCTTTGAATCTCAGCATCTGCCGGCGGCAAAGATTAATAGTCAGCTGGTGGCCAGTCAGGATACAGCCGGTTTGTCCTTGTGGCAGGCTATGCATCCTGAACCTCTGGCCTCAAAAAATAATCCGGCGTACCTTGAGCCTGAAATTGTGGCAAATTGCAGTCTGGCCACCCAAGTTTATCTTAAACAAAGCAGACCCGCTGCTACACAGCACTGCGACGCCTCGCTGATGAGTGATATTATAGAAGGTTCAGGCAGTTTGCTGCAGGCCTGA
- a CDS encoding response regulator gives MQYADKRVLIVEDQRPFLLMLKGLLTSMGCNEVVTKSSAEQALTLCRKQTFDIVIADLHLEAERKNGFELVEELRLSQLILPSSICILISADSARPVVLGSIERRPDDYLIKPFSQMQLKTRIARAWRKRQALLPVYSAIFDKDVPQAIEAGKQIIDSDHHYRHSAEQLLVELYWQSGADQKALALLAPYEDGPQAQWVTTALARTYLKLGKADLAIELAEQVLSANRFSAEAYSIIAHARQAIDEGQAAIDAINQAIKLSPYSIAHHHSACQLARQNHNYPLAHEACLAIWNLSKRTVHQHISHWCGYIRSMLDVAEYTEDKQQKNRYQQDALLQLQRGRHNEDIARIAGDFDYGIFEQVMLARMATLDNNKMDAKRALFLSQTAIAQQYEAYPWYYAPDSLKVMLDLGEYEQAQPITQLLAAQHDALDDNSAFAVAQAAAKAAGAQQAYTQFNREGIGLYQQGKFAEARTAFTQAQHYAPVNTGVALNLLQCILKLADKQSKPERDLAVECRRLTRLIEEMPIQSQFEQKFMALQTDINRLLEACASKR, from the coding sequence ATGCAATATGCCGATAAACGTGTGTTAATTGTTGAAGATCAGAGACCTTTTTTGCTGATGCTGAAAGGGTTGCTGACTTCAATGGGCTGCAATGAGGTGGTAACAAAATCGTCCGCAGAGCAGGCCCTCACCCTTTGTCGAAAACAGACCTTTGATATTGTAATAGCCGATCTTCATTTAGAGGCAGAGCGCAAGAATGGATTCGAGCTGGTAGAAGAGTTGCGGTTGTCACAGCTGATATTGCCCAGCAGCATTTGTATACTCATTAGCGCAGATAGCGCACGGCCGGTAGTGCTGGGCTCAATTGAGCGGCGCCCAGATGATTATCTGATTAAACCCTTTTCTCAGATGCAGCTAAAAACCCGCATAGCCCGCGCCTGGCGAAAGCGGCAGGCATTATTGCCTGTCTATAGTGCAATTTTTGATAAAGATGTCCCCCAGGCCATTGAAGCCGGTAAACAGATCATCGATAGCGACCACCATTACCGCCACAGTGCTGAGCAGCTATTGGTTGAGCTTTATTGGCAAAGCGGCGCCGATCAAAAGGCGCTGGCCCTATTGGCTCCTTACGAAGATGGCCCGCAGGCGCAGTGGGTAACCACCGCCCTGGCAAGAACGTATCTTAAGCTGGGTAAGGCCGACCTGGCTATTGAATTGGCTGAGCAGGTGTTAAGCGCCAATCGCTTCAGCGCTGAAGCTTATAGTATTATCGCCCATGCCCGACAAGCTATCGATGAGGGCCAGGCAGCCATTGACGCTATCAATCAGGCGATAAAGCTCTCCCCGTATTCTATCGCCCACCATCACAGTGCCTGTCAGCTAGCCCGCCAAAACCACAACTACCCGCTGGCCCATGAAGCCTGTCTGGCCATCTGGAACTTATCCAAACGTACCGTGCATCAGCATATTTCACACTGGTGCGGTTACATTCGCAGTATGCTGGATGTCGCCGAATATACCGAGGATAAGCAGCAAAAAAACCGCTACCAGCAGGATGCGCTTTTGCAGTTGCAACGGGGGCGTCACAACGAAGATATTGCCCGCATAGCCGGCGACTTTGATTACGGTATCTTTGAGCAGGTTATGCTGGCCCGGATGGCCACCCTGGACAACAATAAAATGGATGCCAAGCGTGCGTTGTTTCTTTCTCAAACAGCAATTGCACAGCAATACGAGGCTTATCCTTGGTATTATGCGCCCGACTCGTTAAAAGTAATGCTGGATCTGGGGGAGTACGAACAGGCTCAACCGATTACCCAGTTGCTGGCGGCCCAGCACGATGCCCTGGATGATAATAGTGCCTTTGCGGTGGCACAGGCTGCCGCTAAGGCCGCGGGTGCGCAGCAGGCCTATACCCAATTCAATCGCGAAGGAATTGGCTTGTATCAACAAGGCAAGTTTGCGGAGGCCCGCACTGCCTTTACCCAGGCGCAGCATTACGCGCCGGTTAATACCGGCGTCGCGCTGAATTTACTGCAGTGCATATTAAAACTGGCAGACAAGCAAAGTAAGCCTGAGCGGGACCTGGCTGTTGAATGCCGGCGGTTGACACGATTAATCGAAGAGATGCCAATACAGTCTCAATTTGAACAAAAATTTATGGCATTACAAACCGATATCAACCGCCTGCTTGAGGCTTGCGCATCAAAGCGATAA
- a CDS encoding META domain-containing protein produces the protein MVIGPDRLYVIVTAPRPVNTVVGVWQVNTIGEKAVIPTSPVTLMLNPTGRVRGFSGCSQYSGRGSMNDEMATFATPASTAQNCIEGLASQERRLFSALQSAHHYRYTTGTALTVYNDNDETVLTLKQTDQVLPEAKTNETQYICEGAGVVTVRNVSEQVIELTIAQEQPLLSKTRSPNGSRYAGKEIIFHHHQGEALLEYEGQRFGCQQR, from the coding sequence ATGGTTATTGGGCCTGACCGGCTGTACGTCATCGTCACCGCCCCCCGCCCGGTGAATACCGTCGTTGGGGTATGGCAGGTTAATACTATCGGTGAAAAGGCGGTTATTCCAACGTCCCCCGTGACCCTGATGCTCAATCCCACCGGGCGGGTTCGTGGCTTCTCCGGCTGCAGCCAGTACAGTGGCAGGGGCAGTATGAATGATGAAATGGCCACCTTTGCCACGCCAGCCAGTACCGCGCAAAATTGTATTGAGGGTCTGGCCAGCCAGGAGCGCAGGTTATTCAGCGCCCTGCAAAGCGCCCATCATTATCGCTATACCACCGGCACTGCGCTTACGGTATATAACGATAATGATGAAACTGTACTGACGTTAAAACAGACCGACCAGGTCCTGCCTGAGGCCAAAACCAATGAGACTCAGTATATTTGTGAAGGCGCAGGCGTGGTAACGGTGCGTAATGTAAGTGAACAGGTGATTGAACTGACCATTGCTCAGGAACAGCCCTTATTGTCTAAAACTCGCAGCCCGAATGGTTCGCGTTATGCGGGCAAAGAAATCATATTTCACCATCATCAGGGCGAAGCGCTGTTAGAATACGAGGGCCAGCGTTTTGGCTGTCAGCAACGTTAA
- a CDS encoding DoxX-like family protein, with amino-acid sequence MSDTFTRHQHAQGRWLALVIGGVWLYQGLVPKILMLDATEQALVGALGVTGSWQPALVYLAGIAEMVWGLIFVFGYQQRTIVLLNGLALVLLIALVAVAAPVYLTTAFNALTFNVAMLALNAQVWMLLHHKLY; translated from the coding sequence ATGTCGGATACCTTCACCCGGCATCAGCATGCCCAAGGGCGATGGCTGGCGCTTGTTATTGGCGGCGTATGGTTGTACCAGGGACTGGTACCCAAAATACTGATGCTGGATGCCACCGAGCAGGCGCTGGTAGGCGCGCTTGGGGTGACCGGCTCCTGGCAGCCCGCTTTGGTCTATTTGGCAGGCATCGCAGAGATGGTATGGGGCCTGATCTTTGTATTTGGGTATCAGCAGCGCACCATAGTTTTGCTCAATGGGCTGGCACTGGTGCTGTTGATAGCGCTGGTCGCCGTAGCTGCGCCGGTGTATCTGACCACCGCCTTTAATGCACTTACCTTCAATGTGGCTATGCTGGCACTTAATGCACAAGTCTGGATGTTGCTACATCATAAACTTTACTGA
- a CDS encoding DUF6279 family lipoprotein: MKKWIIVFTLMLVSGCSSKLAYDNIDWLVYWYMDDYVELTDEQEDMFDAHLHRWIDWHRQEQLDLYLKQLQTLNRQVSNKQLNKETIAGHLQQTREHVATLRQKLAPDLAQLAARLNDEQVIYLFAAIEKENREREEDLAETMEESDEERFERLTEEMEDNFEERLGDLTDEQEQVLQTYAPAFHRSDKNWLKYRRDMQSDARRLFANRTNPDDFVQQLTDLINNPDRYRSDEYLQQREENREAYLDMVTQIVQLMTPRQREHVVDEINDLIEDIQDMQQG, translated from the coding sequence ATGAAAAAATGGATTATTGTTTTTACCCTGATGCTGGTTTCAGGATGCTCATCAAAACTGGCATACGATAATATTGACTGGCTTGTTTACTGGTACATGGATGACTATGTGGAGCTGACCGATGAGCAGGAGGACATGTTTGATGCACACCTGCACCGCTGGATAGACTGGCATCGGCAGGAACAGCTGGATTTGTATCTTAAACAGCTGCAAACCCTCAACCGCCAGGTCAGTAATAAGCAATTGAATAAAGAAACGATTGCAGGGCATCTGCAGCAAACCAGGGAGCATGTTGCCACCTTGCGTCAAAAGCTTGCACCTGATCTGGCGCAATTAGCGGCCCGCCTGAATGATGAACAAGTCATCTATCTGTTTGCAGCCATTGAAAAAGAAAACCGCGAAAGAGAAGAAGACCTGGCCGAGACCATGGAGGAGTCGGACGAAGAACGATTCGAACGCCTGACTGAAGAAATGGAAGACAATTTTGAAGAACGGCTGGGCGATCTGACCGACGAACAGGAACAAGTACTACAGACCTATGCACCGGCATTTCATCGCTCCGATAAAAACTGGCTTAAATACCGCCGGGATATGCAAAGTGATGCACGCCGGTTATTCGCCAACCGAACAAATCCGGACGACTTTGTTCAGCAGCTAACTGATCTGATCAATAACCCAGACCGCTATCGATCGGATGAATATTTACAGCAGCGAGAAGAAAACCGGGAAGCTTATCTGGACATGGTGACGCAGATTGTGCAGTTAATGACACCACGTCAGCGGGAGCACGTGGTAGATGAAATTAACGATTTGATTGAAGATATTCAGGATATGCAGCAAGGCTGA
- a CDS encoding ATP-dependent 6-phosphofructokinase, which translates to MTKHLAVLTSGGDAPGMNACIRAVVLNAERAGYDVSGYLRGFNGLLDNERITLNAERMHNLIQQGGTILHSARCEQFRQSAVRKQAADNLNAAGIDTLIVIGGDGSFHGAHALKEHWPGQIIGIPGTIDNDVDGTDATIGYYTAIETAVSSIDKVRDTADAFDRVFVVEVMGRHAGFLGMSAALASAADFVLVPELFEDASASLQQIKQQIIQRQQSRGPVSYVIVLAENLWPNGVNALCKQVADTTGLEAKPVTLGHVQRGGSPVSQDRILAVKSGTFAVDLACKNISDVMVGIQNDRLVTVPLEETWQNQKTLGQDACKTALHLMNQRYID; encoded by the coding sequence ATGACAAAACATTTGGCAGTGCTTACCTCCGGCGGAGATGCACCAGGAATGAATGCCTGTATCAGAGCCGTGGTGCTCAATGCTGAACGAGCAGGTTATGATGTGTCGGGTTATTTACGCGGCTTTAACGGTTTATTGGACAACGAGCGCATCACTTTAAACGCCGAGCGTATGCACAACCTTATTCAACAGGGCGGCACTATATTACATAGCGCCCGTTGCGAGCAGTTTCGCCAGTCGGCGGTGCGCAAACAAGCTGCCGATAATCTTAACGCTGCGGGCATCGATACTCTTATCGTGATTGGGGGGGATGGTTCGTTTCATGGCGCCCACGCCTTAAAAGAACACTGGCCGGGACAGATTATCGGGATTCCCGGTACCATCGACAACGATGTAGATGGTACCGATGCCACCATCGGTTACTACACTGCCATCGAAACCGCGGTGAGTTCGATTGATAAGGTACGCGACACCGCCGATGCTTTTGACCGGGTTTTTGTGGTAGAGGTCATGGGCCGCCATGCCGGTTTTCTGGGCATGAGCGCTGCGCTGGCATCGGCCGCTGACTTTGTACTGGTACCGGAACTGTTTGAGGATGCCAGCGCCAGTTTGCAACAAATCAAACAACAGATTATTCAGCGCCAGCAATCACGAGGCCCGGTGAGTTATGTCATCGTGCTGGCTGAAAACCTATGGCCAAACGGCGTTAATGCACTGTGTAAACAGGTGGCTGATACCACCGGGCTGGAAGCAAAACCAGTGACATTAGGCCATGTGCAGCGTGGCGGTTCGCCGGTAAGCCAGGATCGGATACTGGCCGTTAAAAGTGGTACCTTTGCGGTGGATTTGGCCTGTAAAAATATCAGTGATGTTATGGTGGGCATTCAGAATGACCGGCTGGTCACGGTGCCGCTGGAAGAAACCTGGCAGAATCAGAAAACGCTGGGTCAGGATGCCTGCAAAACGGCCTTACATCTGATGAACCAGCGCTATATCGATTAA
- a CDS encoding LytR/AlgR family response regulator transcription factor produces the protein MTELTIKTIIVDDEPLARRGLRARLERHSDVEVITECQNGLDAVSAISQHRPDLVFLDIQMPGLNGFQVIHKLRELNQPIPLIVFVTAYDSYAIKAFDVHALDYLLKPADDERLTEALDKVRDYLTNQHQDEQSRKLACLVADLTGDDCEEILRKLAKGEAIETNPYPEVLAIKDGSEVTRVAVQDIQWIDAAGDYMCVHAIDGMHIMRKTMKELEQELNPQWFVRVHRSAIANIRFVKKLVSHISGEYHLILQNDTELKVSRSHRDKVKAAMKL, from the coding sequence ATGACTGAGCTAACAATAAAAACCATTATTGTGGACGATGAACCCTTAGCACGTCGCGGTTTGCGCGCACGTCTGGAGCGCCACAGTGATGTCGAAGTGATCACCGAGTGTCAAAATGGCCTGGATGCCGTGAGCGCTATCTCTCAACATCGACCGGATTTGGTATTTTTAGATATACAAATGCCCGGCCTCAATGGCTTTCAGGTAATCCATAAACTACGGGAGCTGAATCAGCCGATTCCGCTGATTGTATTTGTCACCGCCTATGACAGCTATGCCATTAAAGCATTTGATGTGCATGCTCTGGATTATCTGTTAAAGCCGGCCGACGATGAGCGGCTGACCGAAGCACTGGATAAGGTCAGAGATTACCTGACCAATCAACATCAGGATGAGCAGTCACGCAAGCTGGCCTGTCTGGTGGCTGATTTGACCGGTGATGACTGTGAGGAAATTTTAAGAAAACTCGCCAAAGGCGAAGCCATTGAAACCAATCCGTATCCGGAAGTGCTGGCGATAAAAGATGGCTCTGAAGTGACCCGGGTGGCGGTGCAGGACATTCAGTGGATAGATGCTGCCGGCGATTATATGTGTGTGCACGCAATTGATGGTATGCATATTATGCGCAAAACCATGAAAGAACTGGAGCAGGAGCTTAATCCCCAGTGGTTTGTGCGGGTGCATCGCTCCGCCATTGCCAATATTCGTTTTGTGAAAAAGCTGGTAAGCCACATCAGCGGCGAATATCACCTTATTTTACAAAATGATACCGAACTAAAAGTGAGCCGCAGCCACCGCGATAAGGTGAAAGCGGCGATGAAGCTGTAG
- a CDS encoding sensor histidine kinase, with protein sequence MSRWQRLFESNERLFWALHSMGWAGFALVYYIGSFLHDVRSIWVFIILLNAYAGWLLTIPLRYVFHWARRLPPLKMLGAVVFSCYVVALVWAVVKNINYWEIYKHGYRPDAWYMYFTNTINSLIMVGCWSGLYFGIKNFQMLQKEKQNALKASTMAHQAHIKMLRYQLNPHFLFNTLNAISTLILLKENDTAEAMVSRLSNFLRYSLDNDPIKRVALEQEIKALRLYLEIEKVRFDDRLEVHWDIEPGCESALVPSMILQPLVENAIKHAISKLEEGGRLAITARCFGNDLLMDVADNGPGADIKDGQLARENGVGLVNIRERLQSLYHRNFAFSIEHNQPTGVRVRLRIPYEVKDAIHD encoded by the coding sequence GTGAGCCGCTGGCAACGACTTTTTGAAAGCAATGAACGACTTTTCTGGGCTTTGCACAGCATGGGCTGGGCGGGATTTGCGCTGGTGTATTACATCGGCTCGTTCTTGCATGATGTACGTTCCATCTGGGTATTTATCATTCTGCTAAACGCCTACGCCGGCTGGTTACTCACTATTCCTTTGCGTTATGTTTTCCACTGGGCCCGCCGTTTACCCCCCTTAAAAATGCTTGGTGCTGTGGTGTTTTCCTGTTACGTGGTGGCACTGGTATGGGCGGTGGTCAAAAACATCAATTATTGGGAAATATACAAACATGGTTACCGGCCCGATGCCTGGTATATGTATTTCACCAACACCATCAACTCCCTGATCATGGTGGGATGCTGGAGTGGTCTGTATTTTGGCATCAAGAATTTCCAGATGCTGCAAAAAGAAAAGCAAAATGCGTTGAAAGCCAGCACCATGGCGCATCAGGCGCACATAAAGATGTTACGTTACCAGCTTAATCCGCACTTTTTGTTTAATACCCTCAATGCGATTTCCACCTTGATTCTGCTTAAAGAAAACGACACCGCTGAAGCAATGGTGTCGCGCCTGAGCAACTTTTTGCGCTATTCTCTGGATAATGACCCGATTAAGCGGGTCGCACTTGAGCAGGAAATCAAAGCCTTGCGTTTGTATCTTGAAATAGAAAAGGTGCGCTTTGATGATCGCCTTGAAGTACACTGGGATATTGAACCTGGCTGCGAAAGTGCGCTGGTTCCCAGCATGATTTTGCAACCCCTTGTTGAAAATGCAATTAAACATGCCATATCTAAACTGGAAGAAGGCGGCAGACTGGCGATAACAGCCCGCTGCTTTGGGAACGATTTATTAATGGACGTCGCGGATAATGGCCCGGGCGCTGACATCAAAGATGGACAGCTGGCTCGGGAAAACGGCGTTGGTCTGGTAAACATCAGGGAGCGTTTGCAGTCGCTATATCATCGTAATTTTGCTTTTTCCATAGAGCATAACCAGCCAACCGGTGTCAGGGTGAGACTGCGCATTCCCTACGAAGTAAAAGACGCAATACATGACTGA
- a CDS encoding Mpo1 family 2-hydroxy fatty acid dioxygenase: MRQIEHLLSRYSESHQNRTNVLIHAVAVPSIFFVTLGLLWSIPVPQWLAVYNVTWAHLLSVPVLFYYFSLSGPIGAAMALLTLACFGGITVLQSLGISVWQFCLTLFVVMWMLQFVGHKIEGKKPSFLEDLRFLLVGPAWWWVHWLKRLNISY, from the coding sequence ATGCGTCAGATAGAACATTTACTTTCGCGCTATTCCGAAAGCCATCAAAATCGCACCAATGTGCTTATTCACGCCGTTGCGGTGCCGAGTATTTTCTTTGTGACCCTGGGCTTATTATGGTCCATTCCGGTGCCTCAATGGTTAGCCGTTTACAATGTGACCTGGGCCCACCTATTATCGGTGCCAGTGTTGTTTTATTATTTTTCACTGTCCGGCCCGATTGGCGCCGCGATGGCCCTTCTGACGCTGGCGTGTTTTGGCGGAATTACGGTATTACAGAGCCTTGGCATCAGCGTCTGGCAATTTTGCCTGACCTTATTTGTGGTCATGTGGATGCTGCAATTTGTAGGGCACAAAATAGAAGGTAAAAAACCTTCGTTCCTGGAAGATTTACGATTTTTGCTGGTAGGGCCTGCCTGGTGGTGGGTGCATTGGTTGAAACGACTGAATATCAGTTATTAG
- a CDS encoding flagellar brake domain-containing protein, with the protein MLSDSDIALLKALQPGTTVDVQITTPTAPKRLKTHYIGLDMDHAVLFSVPNNNKWGAVRDLLLTDNTLVVRYVLEGMQGKVIAFKVKILRFLQHPVPMLITSFPERIESQGLRVEERGQLGIAVAIVEDEKSLIPASIVDLTSKGCRLGVLVEQEHEPIEVNEMLTFRCKLDGKSVNIIALVKNYTQENRYLFYGLQFESGQQAVETMLQRYSLYHN; encoded by the coding sequence ATGTTATCAGACTCTGATATTGCCTTGTTAAAAGCGCTGCAACCAGGTACCACAGTCGATGTGCAGATAACCACCCCCACTGCACCCAAACGTCTTAAAACCCATTATATCGGTCTTGATATGGACCATGCGGTGCTCTTCAGTGTGCCTAACAATAATAAATGGGGGGCCGTGCGGGATTTGCTGTTAACTGACAACACCCTGGTGGTGCGCTACGTGCTCGAAGGCATGCAGGGTAAGGTCATCGCGTTTAAAGTAAAGATACTGAGATTTTTACAACACCCCGTGCCCATGCTTATCACCAGTTTTCCGGAGCGTATTGAGTCCCAGGGGCTTAGAGTTGAAGAGCGTGGGCAGCTTGGTATTGCGGTGGCCATCGTCGAAGATGAAAAAAGCCTGATACCGGCCAGTATTGTTGATCTAACTTCTAAAGGCTGTCGACTCGGCGTACTGGTGGAACAGGAACATGAGCCTATAGAGGTTAACGAGATGTTAACATTTCGTTGTAAACTGGATGGAAAAAGCGTTAATATCATTGCGTTAGTTAAAAATTATACACAGGAAAATCGCTATCTGTTTTACGGTTTGCAATTTGAATCCGGTCAGCAGGCAGTGGAAACGATGTTACAACGGTATAGCCTGTACCATAACTGA